CCATGCCGATCACCATACTGATTTATCCGCTGGACTGTTTTTAACCCGAATTGAATGGCAACTGGACGGATTTAATCTGCCGCGCGAGTTGATTTCGCCTGCATTTGGGGCGATCGCTCAACCGTTGAACGCGACCTGGCAACTCCAGTTTTCCGATACGGTGCGGCGCATGGCTATCTGGGTGAGTCGGCAGGATCACTGTTTATTTGACCTGATTTGGCGACAGCGGGCAGGGGAGTTTTTGGCTGAAATCCCCCTGATTATCAGCAACCATCCCCAATTAGGGGCGATCGCAGAACAGTTTGGCATCGATTTCTATCACCTACCCATCACCAAAGACACCAAAGCGGTGCAGGAATCCGTTCAGCTTGACCTCCTACGTCAGTACCAGATCGACCTCGTGGTGCTGGCAAAATATATGCAGGTTCTGAGTTCTGACTTCCTGGCTCAATTTCCCCAGGTTATCAACATTCATCACTCTTTCCTTCCAGCCTTTGCCGGGGCTAATCCCTACGAACGCGCTTACGAACGCGGGGTTAAAATTATCGGCGCAACTGCCCACTACGTCACCCAAGACCTGGATGAAGGCCCCATCATTGAGCAGGATGTTGTCCGGGTCAGCCATCGAGACACCGTTACTGATCTCATCCGCAAAGGTAAAGATCTCGAACGTATTGTCTTAGCCCGTGCCGTGCGCCTGCATCTGCAAAACCGAGTGCTAGTCTACGGAAATCGCACGGTGGTCATGGCCTAGGCGTCAACCTTATAGGCTGGCAGCGTTGATGAGTCAGTTCTCGATGATGCCAAACCATGGTTAAGTGAATAGGTATGCAGTTGAGACATCCGTAAGGATATTTCTAAGTATATTCCTTTCTTAAATAGCGAGTAGTCGTATCAAAAAGTGTGGTTTTTTGAAAGTTTTTATCCCATACTCGCCGCAGTCTGCTGCCAATCTGGCTGAGCAATCGTTGTCAAAAGTATCTGTGGTTGACCGGATGATTGTAGCTCAGGACGAGATGTTCTCGAGTCTCGAACCTAATGTCCTGGGCAATAAAGATTGAGCGAATTGGAATGACCCTTAGGCTCGAATGAGCCGTGTGACCATATAGCCACTATAACGGGCATCGGAATATTCATAAAATAAGGTAAGGATGCCTGTTTGCCACTGGGCGATCGCCCCTTGTGACGTTTTATGGTAGACGAATGAACATTACGAGGTAACGAATCTAATACAAGATCGAGAAATATCCGGTAATCTGTATTCATCTGCTGAAATAGTCATCATTTAGTTCGTAGTGGCGAAGTGCAAAGCATTTTAGCGTTTGCACCGAGGAGCACCCCCTAGCCTTGCTCTGTGCGATACTAAATCCGTGAAAGGATGGTACATATTGCCAATCGTCATCCTGAACTGAACGTATGTAGGGCGATCGCACCGTTTAGCGACCTGTAGGTTGCTCAGGCAAGAGGAGGATTGAGGGAGTAGTTTTGCAGATGCGTGTTTGTCCCCAGTGCCAGTACACCAATCCCGACGACTATCGCTATTGCCAGCAGTGCGGTGCGAGTTTGTCGGGAGGGATTAGCTTACCTGAAACGCCTAAACTGGATGCAGAGAACTCAACTGATCCGCTTACCGAAACGGATACCCCGATCGAAGAAGAATCTCTAGTAACGTGGTACGTCATTTGTTCGTCGAATGGTTCAGCCTCGGATCGAAGCACTCCTCCCGCAACTCCATCTGCCGATGGGGCCTATCTCGATCAAAGCCAACGCTACGAGATTATGGGCGACGTCGCTGCCATAGGGGTCAACTCGTCAGGCGATGTAGAATTTCAAGTTCACGACCTCTCCCCGGATGCGCCGTCTTACCTAGAGCAGCTCTACGGCATTTGCCCACCTGCTTGCCCAGAGTCCTCGATCTTAGATGAAGAGGACTACCACGTTACCTCTTCGGGGCGAGCGACCTACACGGTGCGTCCCGACCGCGACCTTACCTTACCTGCGATCGCCCAACTCTACCTTAGCCTTCAGCATCAGCTTTATCCGTCTCTGCCAAGGATTCACGATGCTTGGCAGCAAGAAGGCAGCGTTATTTTATTGCTGGAAGATCGGTCTGCCTTGCCCTCTCTTTTGACGGCCATGCACGCTGATTCCATAGATCCGTTTCAGGTTGTGAGTTGGCTCTATTACACCACGAAGCTTTGGGAGCTTCTAGAAACCTACGGTTGCGGTCAAAGTCTGCTTGTCCCTGAGAACCTTCGCATTGATGAAGACGGCATTATTTGTTTGCAGCGCCTTTATCTTGACTCACCCACCGATCCTCCAACGCTCTGTCATCTTGGCGGCCTTTGGCAACGTCTATTGCAGCAAGCAGAGCGCCCGTATCCAGATCCTATTAGGCAGATCTGCGATGACGTGGAATCATCTGTTATTACCACAGTAGCCCAGATCCAAGAGCGATTACGCCTAATTGCAGATGATTTGCAATCCTCGTCCGAAGCTACAGATTTGCAACTCCTTGATTTATCCCTATCCTCTTACGGTGACTCCCAATTGACAATGAAAGAACATGATCATGATTCTCTCCAGTCCTTTACTACGGAACCCAAAGATTTGTCCGCGTCAGAAGAAGGGGAGTCGGAGTTGGAAGATTGGCAAAAGACGACACGGCCTGTTCCTGCCGAACAGATGGATACAGAGCCGGATGGAGATGACCTTCCCACAATCGTCCTCCCGATGCAGTTGTTAAGCGTTGAAGACGCCGGACGTACGGATATCGGTCGTCAACGCAAGGATAATCAAGACTATTTTGCGATTAAGACCCATGTGCGTAAAGTGGAAAGCCCAACGGGGCGATCGCTTCATGCCCAAGGACTTTATATCCTGTGTGATGGGATGGGCGGCCATGCAGGGGGCGAAATCGCAAGCACCCTGGCGACCCAAACGCTGGAGCAGTACTTTGAAACCCATTGGGATGATGGCTTACCGGACGAAGAAACGATTAAGAACGGGATTTTTCTAGCCAACAACGCAATTTATGACCTGAACGTCCAAAATATGCGGTCTGGCAGTGGCCGGATGGGCACAACCCTGGTTTTGGTCTTGCTCCAAGGCACAGAAGTGGCGATCGCCCATGTGGGGGATAGTCGCCTCTACCGCTACAGCCGTCGGCAAGGATTAGAATTGTTGACGGTGGATCATGAGGTGGGCCAGCGTGACATTCAGCGGGGCATGGATCCGGTTGAAGCCTATTCCCATCCCGAAGCGTACCAACTAACCCAAGCCCTCGGCCCCCGGGATCAGGATTTTGTCCATCCTGATGTAGCGTTTTTGGACGTCAACGAAGACAATATTTTTCTCCTCTGTTCCGATGGGTTGACTGATAACGATTTAATCGAAACCTACTGTCAGAGCCATGTTGAACCCCTACTCAGTCCTCAAACTAGTCTGGAACAGGGAGCAAGCCAACTCATTGAATTAGCAAACCACTATAACGGCCACGATAATATCAGCGTAATCCTGATTCGAGTTCGGGTGCGACCTAATACGATGTTGCTGCGTCGTGGATAGGATTCCGCGAAACTTGGACAAAAAAATGCGGGAGATTCCGTCTCCCGCACGGCGTTAAGGAGGGTTGGGGTTACTGAACCGAACTCAGAACGCGCTGATCGGCTGCATCTGGGTTCGCTTCTGGGCTTTCTGCCTCTGACGGAGGTACAACCTGCCAGAACTTCGGTAAGTAGGTGGACCAGTTTTCAAGAATGGTCTTAGCTGTTTGGCTGCCTGTCCGCTCTAGGTAATCTGCAATCAATCCCTTCAACTGTTGCTCACCCGCTGAGGTGGCCACCCGCTGGATTTTCACAATTTCAGGATTCACCTTAGCGGGGAAGCTGTCGTCTTCGTCTAGGAAATACCCCAGGCCTCCGGTCATACCAGCCCCAACATTGCGACCGACATTGCCAAGCACAACGACCGTACCGCCTGTCATATATTCACAGCAGTGGTCGCCCGCTCCTTCAATCACGGCCTGTCCTTTCGAGTTGCGGACGGCAAACCGCTCTCCGGCCTGTCCATAGGCATAGAGGGTTCCTCCGGTTGCACCATAGAGACAGGTGTTGCCAATAATCACGTTACGAGCCGGATCGAAAGTTGCATCGGATGGTGGAACGATCACGATCTCGCCACCGTGCATGCCTTTACCGACGTAGTCGTTGGCTTCTCCCACCAAGTTGAGAGTCATTCCTGGCAGGATAAAGGCTCCAAAGCTCTGGCCTACACTGCCTTCAAAGTTCAGCGTGATTTGGCCTTCAAAGCCTGTGTCTCCGTACTTCTTGGCGATCGCCCCAGAAACGCGAGTTCCCACGGTGCGATCGGTATTGACGACGCTTGCGGAATAGGTGGCTGTGCCTTGGTTGGCGATCGCCGCTTGAATCGCTCCATCCGCCAACATCTCATCATCGAGCACTGGGCCGTTGCTGTGAACGTCACCATGCTCAAGCCAGCTTCGGTTTGTGCGGGTGTCGGGCAGGTTTAGCAAACATCCCAAATCTAGGAACTGGGTTTTGGTGACCGCCGCAGATTCGCGGACTTTCAGCAAATCGGCGCGTCCAATCACATCTTTCAGGGAACGGTAGCCCAATCGTGCAAGCAGCGATCGCACCTCTTCCGCCACAAAGTAGAAGAAGTTGACCACCCGTTCAGGAGTACCGGGGAAGCGTTGGCGCAGCTTTTCCTGCTGAGTAGCCACCCCAACGGGGCAGTTGTTGGTATGACAAATACGCGCCATGATGCAGCCCTCCGCGATCATGGCGACAGAGCCAAAACCGTACTCTTCTGCCCCCATCAACGCCGCCATCATCACATCCCAGCCCGTTTTCATGCCGCCATCCGCCCGCAGCAGGACGCGATCGCGCAGGTTATTTTCCATTAGCACTCGGTGAACTTCTGTTACGCCCAGTTCCCACGGTGCGCCTGCGTGCTTGATCGAGCTAAGCGGCGATGCGCCCGTACCACCATCGTGACCGGAAATCTGGATGATGTCGGCATTGGCCTTCGCAACTCCAGCTGCTACAGTTCCGATGCCCACCTCTGCGACCAGCTTCACCGATACTTTGGCCGTTGGATTGATCTGGTGCAGGTCAAAAATCAGCTGTTCCAGATCCTCAATCGAGTAAATATCGTGGTGGGGCGGGGGTGAAATCAGGGGTACACCGGGCTTAGAGCGTCGCAGCATCGCGATGTACGGACTCACCTTCTTGCCAGGGAGTTGTCCCCCTTCACCGGGCTTCGCACCCTGAGCCACCTTAATTTCAAGCTGTCGTCCGCTCATCAGGTATTCTGGCGTTACCCCAAAGCGACCAGAGGCAATCTGCTTAATCGCTGAGTTTGCCGTGTCGCCATTACGAAGACCTTTGAGGTGAGGTCTGGAGGGGGACAATCCATCAGCACCCACGTCATTAATCACGGGGTAGCGAGCCGGATCTTCACCCCCTTCGCCGGAGTTGGATTTACCGCCTAAACGGTTCATGGCGATCGCCAAAGTTTCATGGGCTTCCTGGGACAGCGAACCGAGCGACATTGCCCCCGTACAGAAGCGCTTCACGATCTCCTCCACAGACTCAACCTCGTCCACAGAAATAGAAGGGCGATCGCTCTGGAAATCTAGCAAATCTCGCAGCGCAGTTAAGGGACGCTCTTCGAGATATTTCATGTAGGTTTGGTAGTGGTCGTAGCTCTTGTCGGTTACAGCTTTGTGGAGAGCCTTGGCCATCTCAGGGCTATTCATGTGGTACTCGCCACCAGGCTTGTAGTTGAAGAAGCCAAAGTTTTCGAGTTTCTTCGCGGTTAACTCTGGGAAGGCTCGATGGTGGAAGGCCATAATTTCCTGCGCCAGTTCAGCCAGGGTTAGTCCGCCTAAACGAGAGGGAGTTCCTCTAAAGGCGGTATTCAACAGATCGCCCCCGACACCAATCGCCTCAAAAATTTGCGCCCCGTGGTAGCTGGACAGCAGTGAGATTCCCATCTTGGACAAGATCTTGAGCAAACCTGCCTCAACCGCTTTGCGATAGTTTTGCTGAGCCGTTTGGATATCAATTTGGGGTAAGCGTCCACGCTCCATCAAGCTTTGAGTTTTGGGGTCAAACCACCAGTGGCAAACCGTTTCCCAGGCCAGGTACGGACAGATGGCACTGGCTCCAAAGCCGATCAGGCAAGCGTAGTGGTGAGTGCTCCAGCACTGAGCTGAGTCCACCACTAGCGATGCCTTCATGCGAAGTCCGTGCCGAATCAAGTGGTGATGAACCGCACCAACCGCTAGAAGAGGTGGGATATAGGTATAGTCTGCGTTCACCAAACTCAGCTCACCACTGGGATGGAGGCGATCGCTCAGTACTAGGATCTCACTGCCAGACTCAACGGCGGCGACGGCTTGATCACACAGCGCTGCGACGGCTTGCTGTAGACCCTCCGGCCCTGTCGAAACCGCAAACATGGTGGACAGCGT
This genomic window from Synechococcales cyanobacterium T60_A2020_003 contains:
- the gltB gene encoding glutamate synthase large subunit, coding for VLVQAPDGVEGDELERQLYLLRKQIEKAATHLLSEQPDLTGLKDLYICSLSHRTIVYKGMVRSEVLGQFYLDLQSELYTTPFAIYHRRFSTNTMPKWPLAHPMRLLGHNGEINTVLGNMNWAMARESSLSHPFWGDRLETLKPIVNPDNSDSATLDNVMELLVRSGRTPLQALMIMVPEAYKNQPALADHPEIVDFYEYYSGIQEPWDGPALIVFSDGKKVGASLDRNGLRPARYVITRDGYLLVSSEAGVVEIPATEIVEKGRLGPGQAIAFDLEQHKILKNWEIKKQVASLQPYGEWLRQHRVELEPASFPAENQLDSETLIRQQMAFGYTSEDVEMIIEEMASQGKEPTFCMGDDIPLAVLSTKPRLLYDYFKQRFAQVTNPAIDPLRESLVMSLSLQLGARGNILEAKPEDARLLKLDSPVLSPAELDQVCQSKFNTKTLSTMFAVSTGPEGLQQAVAALCDQAVAAVESGSEILVLSDRLHPSGELSLVNADYTYIPPLLAVGAVHHHLIRHGLRMKASLVVDSAQCWSTHHYACLIGFGASAICPYLAWETVCHWWFDPKTQSLMERGRLPQIDIQTAQQNYRKAVEAGLLKILSKMGISLLSSYHGAQIFEAIGVGGDLLNTAFRGTPSRLGGLTLAELAQEIMAFHHRAFPELTAKKLENFGFFNYKPGGEYHMNSPEMAKALHKAVTDKSYDHYQTYMKYLEERPLTALRDLLDFQSDRPSISVDEVESVEEIVKRFCTGAMSLGSLSQEAHETLAIAMNRLGGKSNSGEGGEDPARYPVINDVGADGLSPSRPHLKGLRNGDTANSAIKQIASGRFGVTPEYLMSGRQLEIKVAQGAKPGEGGQLPGKKVSPYIAMLRRSKPGVPLISPPPHHDIYSIEDLEQLIFDLHQINPTAKVSVKLVAEVGIGTVAAGVAKANADIIQISGHDGGTGASPLSSIKHAGAPWELGVTEVHRVLMENNLRDRVLLRADGGMKTGWDVMMAALMGAEEYGFGSVAMIAEGCIMARICHTNNCPVGVATQQEKLRQRFPGTPERVVNFFYFVAEEVRSLLARLGYRSLKDVIGRADLLKVRESAAVTKTQFLDLGCLLNLPDTRTNRSWLEHGDVHSNGPVLDDEMLADGAIQAAIANQGTATYSASVVNTDRTVGTRVSGAIAKKYGDTGFEGQITLNFEGSVGQSFGAFILPGMTLNLVGEANDYVGKGMHGGEIVIVPPSDATFDPARNVIIGNTCLYGATGGTLYAYGQAGERFAVRNSKGQAVIEGAGDHCCEYMTGGTVVVLGNVGRNVGAGMTGGLGYFLDEDDSFPAKVNPEIVKIQRVATSAGEQQLKGLIADYLERTGSQTAKTILENWSTYLPKFWQVVPPSEAESPEANPDAADQRVLSSVQ
- the purU gene encoding formyltetrahydrofolate deformylase, with product MNSPTATLLVSCPDQKGLVAKIANFIYSNGGNIIHADHHTDLSAGLFLTRIEWQLDGFNLPRELISPAFGAIAQPLNATWQLQFSDTVRRMAIWVSRQDHCLFDLIWRQRAGEFLAEIPLIISNHPQLGAIAEQFGIDFYHLPITKDTKAVQESVQLDLLRQYQIDLVVLAKYMQVLSSDFLAQFPQVINIHHSFLPAFAGANPYERAYERGVKIIGATAHYVTQDLDEGPIIEQDVVRVSHRDTVTDLIRKGKDLERIVLARAVRLHLQNRVLVYGNRTVVMA
- a CDS encoding serine/threonine phosphatase yields the protein MQMRVCPQCQYTNPDDYRYCQQCGASLSGGISLPETPKLDAENSTDPLTETDTPIEEESLVTWYVICSSNGSASDRSTPPATPSADGAYLDQSQRYEIMGDVAAIGVNSSGDVEFQVHDLSPDAPSYLEQLYGICPPACPESSILDEEDYHVTSSGRATYTVRPDRDLTLPAIAQLYLSLQHQLYPSLPRIHDAWQQEGSVILLLEDRSALPSLLTAMHADSIDPFQVVSWLYYTTKLWELLETYGCGQSLLVPENLRIDEDGIICLQRLYLDSPTDPPTLCHLGGLWQRLLQQAERPYPDPIRQICDDVESSVITTVAQIQERLRLIADDLQSSSEATDLQLLDLSLSSYGDSQLTMKEHDHDSLQSFTTEPKDLSASEEGESELEDWQKTTRPVPAEQMDTEPDGDDLPTIVLPMQLLSVEDAGRTDIGRQRKDNQDYFAIKTHVRKVESPTGRSLHAQGLYILCDGMGGHAGGEIASTLATQTLEQYFETHWDDGLPDEETIKNGIFLANNAIYDLNVQNMRSGSGRMGTTLVLVLLQGTEVAIAHVGDSRLYRYSRRQGLELLTVDHEVGQRDIQRGMDPVEAYSHPEAYQLTQALGPRDQDFVHPDVAFLDVNEDNIFLLCSDGLTDNDLIETYCQSHVEPLLSPQTSLEQGASQLIELANHYNGHDNISVILIRVRVRPNTMLLRRG